Proteins from one Streptomyces sp. NBC_00390 genomic window:
- the trpD gene encoding anthranilate phosphoribosyltransferase: MNVVTPVGGNSVADHSWPGVLNALLDNRDQSADATAWAMDRILSGEATNAQIAAFVVALRAKGETVDEITGLVRTMYAHANLIEVPGPSVDIVGTGGDGAKTVNISTMSAIVVAGTGAKVVKHGNRAASSASGASDVLEKLGVNLELTPRRVAEVAEEAGITFCFAVKFHPALRHVAATRKEVGIRTVFNFLGPLTNPARVKAQATGVADARMAPILAGVLAERGSSALVFRGDDGLDELTTTATSKVWVVRDGAVREEAFDPRDVGIDLVPVEALRGADASYNADVARRLLGGETGPVREAVLLNAAAALVALEPGDGPLAQQLRAGMDKAAVSIDSGAAKAALDRWVSVSNA; this comes from the coding sequence ATGAACGTTGTGACCCCGGTCGGCGGCAACAGCGTGGCGGACCACTCCTGGCCCGGCGTGCTGAACGCACTCCTCGACAACCGTGACCAGAGCGCGGACGCCACCGCATGGGCGATGGACCGCATCCTCAGCGGCGAGGCCACCAACGCGCAGATCGCCGCTTTCGTGGTCGCGCTGCGCGCCAAGGGCGAGACGGTCGACGAGATCACCGGCCTCGTGCGGACCATGTACGCGCACGCCAACCTGATCGAGGTGCCAGGCCCCAGCGTCGACATCGTCGGCACCGGCGGCGACGGGGCCAAGACGGTGAACATCTCCACGATGTCGGCGATCGTCGTCGCCGGTACGGGCGCGAAGGTCGTCAAGCACGGAAACCGCGCGGCCTCGTCCGCGAGCGGCGCCTCCGACGTCCTGGAGAAGCTCGGGGTCAATCTGGAGCTCACCCCGCGGCGCGTCGCCGAGGTCGCCGAGGAAGCCGGCATCACCTTCTGCTTCGCGGTCAAGTTCCACCCGGCGCTGCGGCATGTGGCGGCCACCCGCAAGGAGGTGGGCATCCGCACCGTGTTCAACTTCCTCGGTCCGCTCACCAACCCGGCGCGGGTCAAGGCCCAGGCGACCGGTGTCGCGGACGCCCGGATGGCGCCGATCCTGGCCGGTGTACTGGCCGAACGGGGCTCGTCCGCGCTGGTCTTCCGCGGCGACGACGGTCTGGACGAGCTGACCACCACCGCCACGTCCAAGGTGTGGGTGGTACGGGACGGCGCGGTGCGCGAGGAGGCCTTCGACCCGCGCGACGTGGGCATCGACCTGGTGCCCGTGGAGGCGTTGCGCGGCGCGGACGCCTCGTACAACGCGGATGTCGCGCGGCGGCTGCTCGGCGGCGAGACCGGTCCGGTCCGCGAAGCGGTGCTGCTGAACGCGGCGGCCGCGCTGGTGGCCCTGGAGCCGGGCGACGGCCCGCTCGCGCAGCAGCTGCGGGCCGGCATGGACAAGGCGGCCGTGTCCATCGACTCGGGAGCGGCCAAGGCCGCACTGGACCGCTGGGTCTCCGTGAGCAACGCCTGA
- the ctaD gene encoding aa3-type cytochrome oxidase subunit I, with protein MSILNEPQGAAEAADDSYENELPVRRKQPGNVVVKWLTTTDHKTIGTLYLVTSFFFFCIGGVMALFMRAELARPGTQIMSNEQFNQAFTMHGTIMLLMFATPLFAGFANWIMPLQIGAPDVAFPRLNMFAYWLYLFGSLIAVAGFLTPQGAADFGWFAYSPLSDAVRSPGAGADMWIMGLAFSGFGTILGSVNFITTIICMRAPGMTMFRMPIFVWNVLLTGVLVLLAFPVLAAALFALEADRKFGAHIFDSSNGGALLWQHLFWFFGHPEVYIIALPFFGIVSEIIPVFSRKPMFGYIGLVGATIAIAGLSVTVWAHHMYVTGGVLLPFFSFMTFLIAVPTGVKFFNWIGTMWKGSLSFETPMLWTIGFLVTFTFGGLTGVILASPPMDFHVSDSYFVVAHFHYVVFGTVVFAMFAGFHFWWPKFTGKMLDERLGKITFWTLFIGFHGTFLVQHWLGAEGMPRRYADYLAADGFTALNTISTIASFLLGLSILPFVYNVWKTAKYGKKIEVDDPWGYGRSLEWATSCPPPRHNFLTLPRIRSESPAFDLHHPEIAALDQLEHGGHGASVLAGGKEESK; from the coding sequence GTGAGCATCCTCAACGAACCTCAGGGTGCCGCCGAAGCAGCTGACGACTCGTACGAGAACGAGCTGCCGGTACGGCGCAAGCAGCCCGGCAATGTCGTGGTGAAGTGGCTTACCACCACCGACCACAAGACCATCGGCACGCTCTACCTGGTCACGTCGTTCTTCTTCTTCTGCATCGGCGGTGTGATGGCGCTCTTCATGCGCGCCGAGCTCGCCCGCCCCGGCACGCAGATCATGTCGAACGAGCAGTTCAACCAGGCGTTCACGATGCACGGCACGATCATGCTGCTGATGTTCGCGACGCCGCTGTTCGCCGGATTCGCCAACTGGATCATGCCGCTGCAGATCGGCGCGCCCGATGTGGCGTTCCCGCGGCTGAACATGTTCGCCTACTGGCTGTACCTCTTCGGCTCGCTCATCGCGGTGGCCGGCTTCCTCACCCCTCAGGGTGCGGCCGACTTCGGCTGGTTCGCCTACTCCCCGCTGTCGGACGCGGTCCGCTCGCCGGGTGCAGGCGCCGACATGTGGATCATGGGTCTGGCCTTCTCCGGCTTCGGCACCATCCTCGGCTCGGTCAACTTCATCACCACGATCATCTGCATGCGCGCTCCCGGCATGACGATGTTCCGGATGCCGATCTTCGTCTGGAACGTGCTGCTGACCGGTGTGCTGGTCCTGCTGGCCTTCCCGGTGCTGGCCGCCGCTCTCTTCGCGCTGGAGGCGGACCGCAAGTTCGGTGCGCACATCTTCGACTCGTCCAACGGCGGTGCCCTGCTCTGGCAGCACCTCTTCTGGTTCTTCGGCCATCCAGAGGTGTACATCATCGCCCTGCCGTTCTTCGGCATCGTCTCGGAGATCATCCCGGTCTTCAGCCGCAAGCCGATGTTCGGTTACATCGGTCTGGTCGGCGCGACCATCGCGATCGCCGGTCTGTCGGTGACCGTGTGGGCGCACCACATGTACGTCACCGGCGGTGTGCTGCTGCCGTTCTTCTCCTTCATGACGTTCCTCATCGCGGTTCCGACCGGTGTGAAGTTCTTCAACTGGATCGGCACCATGTGGAAGGGCTCGTTGTCGTTCGAGACACCGATGCTCTGGACGATCGGCTTCCTGGTCACCTTCACCTTCGGTGGTCTCACCGGCGTGATCCTGGCCTCGCCGCCGATGGACTTCCACGTCTCCGACTCGTACTTCGTCGTCGCGCACTTCCACTACGTCGTCTTCGGCACCGTGGTCTTCGCGATGTTCGCCGGATTCCACTTCTGGTGGCCGAAGTTCACGGGCAAGATGCTGGACGAGCGGCTCGGCAAGATCACCTTCTGGACGCTGTTCATCGGTTTCCACGGCACGTTCCTGGTGCAGCACTGGCTGGGTGCCGAGGGCATGCCGCGTCGTTACGCGGACTACCTCGCCGCCGACGGCTTCACCGCGCTGAACACGATCTCGACGATCGCCTCGTTCCTGCTCGGTCTGTCGATCCTGCCGTTCGTGTACAACGTCTGGAAGACCGCCAAGTACGGGAAGAAGATCGAGGTCGACGACCCGTGGGGCTACGGCCGTTCGCTCGAATGGGCGACGTCCTGCCCGCCGCCGCGGCACAACTTCCTCACCCTGCCGCGGATCCGCAGTGAATCCCCGGCGTTCGATCTGCACCACCCGGAGATCGCGGCTCTCGACCAGCTCGAGCACGGCGGCCACGGCGCCAGCGTGCTCGCCGGTGGCAAGGAGGAGAGCAAGTGA
- a CDS encoding aminotransferase class V-fold PLP-dependent enzyme, which translates to MSACPNAAVATPDAVADPCCAAPLPVLGRDVTVPLVTGGEAVYAALDYAASAPALQRVWDDVAAYAPYYGSVHRGAGYLSQLSTDLFENSRATVHDFLDCRDGDQVVFTRSTTDSLNLLASVLPAGCRVFVFETEHHASLLPWRQAQVTFLDAPRTPEEAVTTLERALADRTASAQDTDGPALVCVTGASNVTGELWPVKELAAVAHAHGARIVLDAAQLAPHHPVSVRELDVDWVAFSGHKLYAPFGSGVLAGRADWLREAEPYLAGGGASRTVARGTDGGVDVEWHTTAARHEAGSPNVIGVYSIASACRALTEAGFDALVAREQQLIATVREGLAEVPEVRVLSLFGADAPRVGVISFVVDGWNSSHFAAALSAEYGIGVRDGLFCAHPLVRTLLGGETEDPGECGAPEAAGGRSLNAIRVSFGAGTPDEHVERFVRAVRELVREGAKWTYRTEDGRCVPAV; encoded by the coding sequence ATGTCCGCATGCCCGAACGCCGCCGTTGCCACCCCTGACGCCGTTGCCGACCCCTGCTGTGCCGCCCCGCTCCCGGTCCTCGGCCGGGACGTCACCGTTCCGCTGGTGACCGGCGGCGAAGCCGTCTACGCCGCCCTCGACTACGCGGCGAGCGCACCCGCGTTGCAGCGCGTGTGGGACGACGTGGCCGCGTACGCCCCGTACTACGGCAGCGTGCACCGTGGCGCCGGCTACCTCTCGCAGCTGTCCACGGACCTGTTCGAGAACAGCCGGGCGACCGTCCACGACTTCCTCGACTGCCGCGACGGCGATCAGGTCGTCTTCACCCGCTCCACCACCGACTCGCTGAACCTGCTCGCCTCCGTGCTCCCCGCCGGCTGCCGGGTGTTCGTCTTCGAGACCGAGCACCACGCCTCCCTGCTGCCCTGGCGTCAGGCCCAGGTGACCTTCCTGGACGCGCCGCGCACTCCCGAAGAGGCCGTCACCACCCTGGAGCGGGCGCTCGCCGACCGGACCGCATCCGCTCAGGACACGGACGGGCCCGCCCTGGTCTGCGTCACCGGCGCGTCCAATGTGACCGGTGAACTGTGGCCGGTGAAGGAGCTCGCGGCCGTGGCTCACGCCCACGGCGCCCGGATCGTCCTCGACGCCGCCCAGCTCGCGCCCCACCACCCCGTGTCGGTACGGGAGTTGGATGTGGACTGGGTCGCCTTCTCCGGGCACAAGCTGTACGCGCCGTTCGGCTCCGGCGTGCTCGCCGGGCGCGCGGACTGGCTGCGGGAGGCGGAGCCGTACCTCGCGGGAGGCGGTGCCTCGCGCACGGTCGCGCGGGGCACGGACGGCGGCGTGGACGTCGAGTGGCACACCACGGCCGCGCGCCACGAGGCCGGTTCGCCGAACGTCATCGGCGTCTACTCCATCGCATCGGCGTGCAGGGCGCTGACCGAAGCGGGCTTCGACGCGCTGGTGGCACGGGAGCAGCAGCTGATCGCAACGGTGCGGGAGGGGCTGGCCGAGGTGCCCGAGGTGCGGGTGCTCTCCCTGTTCGGCGCCGATGCCCCGCGCGTCGGCGTCATCTCGTTCGTCGTCGACGGCTGGAACAGCTCGCACTTCGCGGCGGCGCTGTCGGCCGAGTACGGCATCGGGGTGCGCGACGGCCTGTTCTGCGCCCACCCCCTCGTGCGTACGCTCCTGGGCGGTGAGACCGAGGACCCGGGCGAGTGCGGCGCCCCCGAGGCGGCCGGGGGGCGGTCGCTGAACGCGATCCGCGTCAGCTTCGGCGCGGGGACGCCGGACGAGCATGTCGAACGCTTCGTCCGGGCGGTGCGGGAGCTGGTGCGCGAGGGTGCGAAGTGGACGTACCGCACGGAGGACGGCCGCTGCGTCCCGGCCGTGTGA
- a CDS encoding L,D-transpeptidase, producing the protein MNHTPHFRTVFSCTVLLVALGLVATACGGSDDNPLAGEPYDAAQQVAFNAPRSGSKANPDKPLEVTAKSDSSRITDVTVTDDAGHHLAGELSADGARWRSTAPLSAGAKYTVKVSTEDEDGAPGARTLTFETAPAKHFLTAQFGPKTGTYGVGQPVTATLNSAVTGKEARRVVERALKVTSKPAVEGAWHWVDDKTLHYRPKEYWPTGAKVRATSNLQGVKVAGKLYGGRSKALSITIGDRVEAITDAAAHSMVVKRNGEVINTIPVTTGKPGFSTRNGIKVVLGKEYFVRMRGTSIGIAEGSSESYDLPVYYATRVTWSGEYVHAAPWSVGSQGVANVSHGCTGMSTANAAWFFKTVREGDIVQVVNSFGNMMEGFGNGFGDWNLSWSRWQQGSALTGGTQDTSGFAEAARLRPQV; encoded by the coding sequence ATGAACCACACGCCGCACTTCCGCACCGTCTTCAGCTGCACCGTGCTCCTCGTGGCCCTCGGGCTGGTAGCGACCGCGTGCGGCGGGTCCGATGACAATCCGCTGGCCGGCGAGCCCTACGACGCGGCACAGCAGGTCGCGTTCAACGCCCCCCGAAGCGGCTCGAAGGCGAATCCGGACAAGCCGCTCGAAGTCACCGCCAAGAGTGACAGCAGCCGGATCACCGACGTCACCGTCACCGACGACGCGGGGCACCACCTCGCGGGCGAACTCTCCGCGGACGGCGCCCGCTGGCGTTCCACGGCCCCGCTGTCGGCAGGTGCCAAATACACCGTCAAGGTGTCCACGGAGGACGAGGACGGCGCCCCCGGCGCCCGGACCCTCACCTTCGAGACCGCGCCCGCCAAGCACTTCCTCACGGCTCAGTTCGGCCCCAAGACGGGCACGTACGGCGTGGGCCAGCCGGTCACCGCCACCCTCAACTCCGCCGTCACGGGCAAGGAGGCCCGGCGTGTGGTCGAACGCGCCCTCAAGGTCACCTCGAAGCCCGCGGTCGAAGGCGCCTGGCACTGGGTGGACGACAAGACCCTGCATTACCGCCCGAAGGAGTACTGGCCCACCGGAGCGAAGGTCCGGGCCACCAGCAACCTGCAGGGTGTCAAGGTCGCGGGCAAACTCTACGGCGGCCGTTCGAAAGCGCTGAGCATCACCATCGGGGACCGCGTCGAGGCGATAACCGACGCCGCGGCGCACTCCATGGTGGTCAAGCGCAACGGCGAAGTGATCAATACCATTCCGGTGACCACCGGCAAGCCCGGCTTCTCCACCCGCAACGGCATCAAGGTCGTGCTCGGCAAGGAGTACTTCGTACGGATGCGCGGTACCAGCATCGGCATAGCCGAGGGCAGTTCCGAGTCGTACGACCTGCCCGTCTACTACGCCACCCGGGTGACCTGGAGCGGCGAGTACGTCCACGCCGCGCCCTGGTCCGTCGGCTCACAGGGCGTCGCGAACGTCAGCCACGGCTGCACCGGGATGTCGACCGCCAACGCCGCCTGGTTCTTCAAGACCGTCCGGGAAGGCGACATCGTCCAGGTCGTCAACAGCTTCGGCAACATGATGGAAGGCTTCGGAAACGGCTTCGGCGACTGGAATCTGTCCTGGAGCAGGTGGCAGCAGGGCAGCGCCCTGACCGGCGGCACCCAGGACACCAGCGGCTTCGCGGAAGCGGCACGGCTGCGGCCCCAGGTCTGA
- the ctaE gene encoding aa3-type cytochrome oxidase subunit III: MSVVATATTVETGHAHPTVNRPNLTSVGTIIWLSSELMFFAALFAMYFTLRSVTGAEYWTEQASFLNFPFSATNTTILVLSSLTCQLGVFAAERGDVKKLRTWFIITFVMGAIFIGGQVYEYTELVKHEGLSLSSGPYGSVFYLTTGFHGLHVTGGLIAFLLVLGRTYAARRFTHEQATAAIVVSYYWHFVDVVWIGLFATIYMIK; the protein is encoded by the coding sequence ATGTCGGTCGTGGCGACAGCAACGACAGTAGAAACCGGGCACGCGCACCCGACGGTCAATCGGCCGAACCTCACCAGTGTCGGAACCATCATCTGGTTGAGTTCCGAGCTGATGTTCTTCGCGGCCCTCTTCGCGATGTACTTCACCCTGCGATCGGTGACGGGTGCCGAGTACTGGACAGAGCAGGCTTCGTTCCTGAACTTCCCGTTCTCGGCGACCAACACCACGATCCTGGTGCTCTCCTCCCTCACCTGCCAGCTCGGCGTCTTCGCCGCGGAGCGAGGCGATGTGAAGAAGCTCAGGACGTGGTTCATCATCACCTTCGTGATGGGTGCCATCTTCATCGGCGGCCAGGTCTACGAGTACACCGAGCTGGTCAAGCACGAGGGGCTCTCCCTCTCGTCCGGCCCGTACGGCTCGGTGTTCTACCTGACCACCGGCTTCCACGGCCTGCATGTGACGGGCGGTCTCATCGCCTTCCTGCTGGTCCTCGGCCGCACCTACGCGGCCCGGCGATTCACCCACGAGCAGGCAACCGCCGCCATCGTCGTGTCCTACTACTGGCACTTCGTCGATGTCGTCTGGATCGGCCTCTTCGCCACGATCTACATGATCAAGTAA
- a CDS encoding Lrp/AsnC family transcriptional regulator, whose amino-acid sequence MITAIVLIKTSVDRIPEIAESIAALDSVSEVFSVTGTYDLIAMVRVAKHDDLADVIPGSISKIPGVEATDTHVAFRTYSQHDLEAAFAIGLDA is encoded by the coding sequence GTGATCACCGCGATCGTGCTCATCAAGACCAGCGTGGACCGCATCCCCGAGATCGCCGAGTCGATCGCCGCGCTGGACAGCGTCAGCGAGGTCTTCTCGGTGACCGGCACGTACGACCTGATCGCCATGGTCCGTGTGGCCAAGCACGACGACCTGGCGGACGTCATCCCGGGCAGCATCAGCAAGATCCCGGGCGTCGAGGCCACCGACACGCATGTCGCGTTCCGCACCTACTCCCAGCACGACCTGGAGGCGGCGTTCGCCATCGGCCTGGACGCCTGA
- a CDS encoding cytochrome c oxidase subunit 4: MKIQGKMFLWLSVFILAVAILYGVWSKEPAGTTALFLAFGLSIMIGYYLAFTARRVDEMAQDNKEADVADEAGEVGFFSPHSWQPLSLGVGGALAFLGVAIGWWLLYFSIPVILIGLFGWVFEYYRGESQNQ; the protein is encoded by the coding sequence GTGAAGATCCAGGGCAAGATGTTCCTCTGGCTGAGCGTCTTCATTCTGGCCGTCGCCATCCTGTACGGCGTCTGGTCGAAGGAGCCGGCCGGTACCACCGCGCTGTTCCTGGCCTTCGGCCTGAGCATCATGATCGGCTACTACCTGGCCTTCACGGCCCGGCGCGTCGACGAGATGGCCCAGGACAACAAGGAAGCCGATGTGGCGGACGAGGCCGGCGAGGTCGGCTTCTTCTCCCCGCACAGCTGGCAGCCGCTCTCGCTGGGTGTCGGCGGTGCGCTCGCCTTCCTCGGTGTCGCGATCGGCTGGTGGCTGCTGTACTTCTCGATCCCCGTCATTCTGATCGGCCTCTTCGGCTGGGTGTTCGAGTACTACCGCGGTGAGAGCCAGAACCAGTAG
- the qcrB gene encoding cytochrome bc1 complex cytochrome b subunit produces the protein MSTATDTKKKAPAGERVADWADGRLGIYSLAKANMRKIFPDHWSFMLGEIALYSFIIIILTGVYLTLFFHPSMNEVEYHGSYVPMQGIRMTEAYASTLHISFDVRGGLLIRQIHHWAALIFLAAMFVHMMRVFFTGAFRKPREINWLFGFLLFVLGMFTGFTGYSLPDDLLSGTGVRFTQGAILATPIVGTYLSFFLFGGEFPGHEMVARFYSIHILLLPGIMLGLVVAHLILVFYHKHTQWAGPGKTNKNVVGMPLLPVYMAKAGGFFFLVFGVIAFIAATFTINPVWALGPYRPDMVSTGAQPDWYMGFAEGLVRVMPGWEINLWGHTLVLGVFIPLVVFGLVLGAIAVYPFIESWITGDKREHHILDRPRNAPTRTALGVAWVTGYVIMLLGGGNDIFATHFNMSINAITWFVRITYFVVPVLAFILTKRICLGLQRRDKDKVLHGRETGIIKRLPHGEFVEIHEPLSQGDLYKLTAHEQYKPAEIGPTVDENGVERKVKRSEKLRAKLSKGYYGEENQIAKPTAEEYKEITSGHGHH, from the coding sequence ATGAGTACTGCAACAGACACGAAGAAGAAGGCGCCCGCCGGCGAGCGGGTGGCCGACTGGGCGGACGGCCGGCTCGGGATCTACTCCCTGGCCAAGGCCAACATGCGGAAGATCTTCCCGGACCACTGGTCGTTCATGCTCGGCGAGATCGCGCTCTACAGCTTCATCATCATCATCCTCACGGGTGTGTATCTGACGCTGTTCTTCCACCCGAGCATGAACGAGGTCGAGTACCACGGCTCGTACGTGCCGATGCAGGGCATCCGCATGACCGAGGCCTACGCCTCGACCCTGCACATCAGCTTCGACGTCCGCGGCGGTCTGCTCATCCGGCAGATCCACCACTGGGCCGCGCTGATCTTCCTCGCCGCGATGTTCGTGCACATGATGCGCGTCTTCTTCACCGGCGCGTTCCGCAAGCCGCGTGAGATCAACTGGCTGTTCGGCTTCCTGCTGTTCGTCCTCGGCATGTTCACCGGCTTCACCGGCTACTCGCTCCCCGACGACCTGCTGTCCGGCACGGGTGTCCGCTTCACCCAGGGCGCGATCCTGGCCACGCCGATCGTCGGCACGTATCTGTCGTTCTTCCTGTTCGGCGGCGAGTTCCCCGGCCACGAGATGGTGGCCCGGTTCTACTCGATCCACATCCTGCTGCTGCCGGGCATCATGCTCGGCCTCGTGGTGGCGCACCTGATCCTGGTCTTCTACCACAAGCACACGCAGTGGGCGGGTCCCGGCAAGACGAACAAGAACGTGGTCGGCATGCCCCTGCTGCCGGTCTACATGGCCAAGGCCGGAGGTTTCTTCTTCCTGGTCTTCGGTGTCATCGCGTTCATCGCGGCGACCTTCACGATCAACCCGGTGTGGGCGCTCGGCCCGTACCGCCCGGACATGGTGTCCACCGGTGCCCAGCCCGACTGGTACATGGGCTTCGCCGAGGGTCTGGTCCGTGTGATGCCTGGCTGGGAGATCAATCTGTGGGGCCACACCCTCGTCCTGGGTGTGTTCATCCCGCTGGTGGTCTTCGGTCTGGTCCTCGGAGCGATCGCGGTCTACCCGTTCATCGAGTCCTGGATCACCGGCGACAAGCGCGAGCACCACATCCTGGACCGGCCGCGCAACGCGCCGACCCGGACCGCGCTGGGTGTCGCCTGGGTCACCGGCTACGTGATCATGCTGTTGGGTGGCGGTAACGACATCTTCGCCACGCACTTCAACATGTCGATCAACGCGATCACCTGGTTCGTCCGCATCACCTACTTCGTCGTACCGGTCCTCGCGTTCATCCTCACCAAGCGGATCTGCCTGGGCCTGCAGCGTCGCGACAAGGACAAGGTGCTGCACGGTCGCGAGACCGGCATCATCAAGCGCCTGCCGCACGGTGAGTTCGTCGAGATCCACGAGCCGCTCTCGCAGGGCGACCTGTACAAGCTCACCGCGCACGAGCAGTACAAGCCGGCCGAGATCGGCCCGACGGTCGACGAGAACGGCGTCGAGCGCAAGGTGAAGCGTTCCGAGAAGCTGCGCGCCAAGCTCAGCAAGGGCTACTACGGCGAGGAGAACCAGATCGCCAAGCCCACCGCCGAGGAGTACAAGGAGATCACCAGCGGCCACGGCCACCACTGA
- the qcrC gene encoding cytochrome bc1 complex diheme cytochrome c subunit, producing MKKLSVRRRHPLAAVVVLLFALAATGGLYAAFAPADKAQADETAQSLAIKEGQKLYTVGCASCHGTGGQGTTDGPSLVGVGSAAVDFQVATGRMPAQQPGAQVPKKPVIYSQAQIDQLAAYVASLGAGPITPTEKQYNPAGANIAKGGELFRNNCAQCHNFTGEGGALTDGKYAPSLDGVSPKHLFEAMQTGPQNMPSFPDTTLPEQEKRDIIAYVKTVNSDETPTPGGFALGGIGPVAEGLFGWIFGLGSLIAVAIWVAAHTAKAKKS from the coding sequence GTGAAAAAGCTCTCCGTACGACGACGCCATCCGCTGGCGGCGGTCGTCGTCCTACTCTTCGCGCTGGCGGCCACTGGGGGGCTGTACGCCGCGTTCGCACCCGCGGACAAGGCGCAGGCCGATGAGACCGCCCAGTCCCTCGCCATCAAGGAGGGCCAGAAGCTCTACACCGTCGGCTGCGCCAGCTGCCACGGTACGGGCGGTCAGGGAACCACCGACGGCCCGTCCCTGGTGGGCGTCGGCTCCGCAGCCGTCGACTTCCAGGTCGCCACCGGCCGTATGCCCGCCCAGCAGCCCGGCGCGCAGGTGCCGAAGAAGCCGGTCATCTACTCGCAGGCGCAGATCGACCAGCTCGCGGCGTACGTCGCCTCGCTCGGAGCCGGTCCGATCACGCCGACCGAGAAGCAGTACAACCCGGCGGGCGCGAACATCGCCAAGGGTGGCGAGCTGTTCCGCAACAACTGCGCCCAGTGCCACAACTTCACCGGTGAAGGCGGCGCGCTGACCGACGGCAAGTACGCCCCGAGCCTGGACGGCGTCAGCCCGAAGCACCTCTTCGAGGCCATGCAGACCGGCCCGCAGAACATGCCGTCCTTCCCGGACACCACGCTGCCCGAGCAGGAGAAGCGCGACATCATCGCGTACGTCAAGACCGTGAACAGTGACGAGACCCCAACCCCCGGCGGCTTCGCGCTGGGCGGCATCGGCCCCGTGGCCGAGGGTCTGTTCGGCTGGATCTTCGGTCTCGGCTCGCTGATCGCTGTTGCCATCTGGGTCGCGGCCCACACCGCTAAGGCCAAGAAGTCATGA
- the qcrA gene encoding cytochrome bc1 complex Rieske iron-sulfur subunit, with amino-acid sequence MSSQEIPDENLPAEQDAAHGAAHGGAAVAQRTEDSPFADPGLPAHKPRIQDIDERAARRSERAVAFMFTLSMLATIGFIASFVTIGVDTIVYIWPLGHISALNFALGTTLGIALFCIGAGAVHWARTLMSDVETPDDRHPIEADPEVKAKVMADFADGAADSAIGRRKLIRNTMFGALAMVPLSGVVLLRELGPLPENKLRKTLWAKGKELINMNTNEPLRPEDVVVGSLTFVMPEGLEESSHDFNNQIAKAAVMVVRIQPEDIKDKQELEWSVDGIVAFSKICTHVGCPISLYEQQTHHVLCPCHQSTFDLSDGARVIFGPAGHPLPQLQIGVNAEGNLEALGDFEEPVGPAFWERG; translated from the coding sequence ATGAGTAGCCAAGAGATTCCAGACGAGAACCTGCCCGCAGAGCAGGACGCCGCGCACGGCGCGGCCCACGGCGGCGCTGCCGTAGCCCAGCGCACGGAGGACTCCCCGTTCGCCGACCCGGGACTGCCGGCTCACAAGCCGCGCATCCAGGACATCGACGAGCGTGCCGCGAGGCGCTCCGAGCGTGCCGTTGCCTTCATGTTCACGCTGTCGATGCTGGCCACGATCGGCTTCATCGCCTCGTTCGTGACCATCGGCGTCGACACGATCGTGTACATCTGGCCGCTCGGTCACATCAGCGCGCTGAACTTCGCGCTGGGTACGACGCTTGGCATCGCGCTCTTCTGCATCGGCGCGGGCGCGGTCCACTGGGCCCGCACCCTGATGTCCGACGTGGAGACCCCGGACGACCGCCACCCGATCGAGGCCGACCCCGAGGTCAAGGCCAAGGTCATGGCCGACTTCGCCGACGGTGCCGCGGATTCCGCCATCGGCCGGCGCAAGCTCATCCGCAACACCATGTTCGGGGCGCTGGCCATGGTGCCGCTCTCCGGTGTGGTGCTGCTGCGCGAGCTCGGTCCGCTGCCGGAGAACAAGCTCCGCAAGACCCTGTGGGCCAAGGGCAAAGAGCTCATCAACATGAACACGAACGAGCCGCTGCGCCCCGAGGACGTCGTGGTCGGTTCGCTCACCTTCGTCATGCCCGAGGGCCTGGAGGAGTCCAGCCACGACTTCAACAACCAGATCGCCAAGGCTGCCGTGATGGTCGTCCGCATCCAGCCGGAGGACATCAAGGACAAGCAAGAGCTGGAGTGGTCGGTCGACGGCATCGTGGCCTTCTCCAAGATCTGCACCCATGTCGGCTGCCCGATCAGCCTGTACGAGCAGCAGACGCACCACGTCCTCTGCCCGTGCCACCAGTCCACCTTCGACCTCTCCGACGGCGCCCGCGTCATCTTCGGTCCGGCCGGTCACCCGCTTCCGCAGCTGCAGATCGGCGTCAACGCCGAAGGCAACCTCGAGGCGCTGGGCGACTTCGAAGAGCCCGTCGGTCCTGCCTTCTGGGAGCGCGGATGA